The Panicum virgatum strain AP13 chromosome 5K, P.virgatum_v5, whole genome shotgun sequence genome has a window encoding:
- the LOC120706176 gene encoding beta-1,2-xylosyltransferase XYXT1-like isoform X1, whose amino-acid sequence MGGDPGKLIKSVKGAAQKYLGVGFLLGFFLVLLTYFTVSEQFVISAPNAIRRSSPGHAHPSPSPITPFVEEKRQQAPVREEEKPPKAELAAEEKPPKAEQEKPPKAEHAAEEKPPAVDVEEAHAETEDRKPVADDGRSSGTGGDGIPTEGAPAKKPACDIQGPWASDVCDVTGDVRIRGAAGTILIAPSVESGGNPNPQEWLIRPYSRKHQAVIKEVTVRELASAADAPPCDARSPVPALVFAMGGLTGNYWHDFSDILIPLYLQAVRFRGEVQLVAENFQPWYAGKYRAILKRLSRYEIVDMDKDDRVRCFPGAVVGIRMHKEFSIDPAREPLGHSMPEFTRFLRETFSLPRDAPTRLAGADGEDNEKVRPRMMIISRRHPRKLMNVDAVVALAERVGFEVVIGDPPFNVDVGEFAREVNAVDALVGVHGAGLTNSVFLPTGAVFIQVVPFGKMEHIGEVDFGVPAVDMGLRYIAYSAGVEESTLVDTLGRDHPAVRDPESVHRSGWGKVAEYYLGRQDIRLDLARFEPVLRKAMEMLREQQ is encoded by the exons ATGGGGGGCGATCCGGGGAAGCTCATCAAGAGCGTGAAGGGCGCGGCGCAGAAGTACCTCGGCGTCGGGTTCCTGCTGGGGTTCTTCCTCGTGCTCCTCACCTACTTCACCGTCTCCGAGCAGTTCGTCATCTCCGCGCCCAACG CTATTCGGAGGTCATCGCCGGGGCACGCGCACCCCTCGCCATCGCCGATCACCCCGTTCGTGGAGGAGAAGAGGCAGCAGGCCCCTGTCAGAG AGGAGGAGAAGCCACCCAAGGCAGAGCTTGCAGCGGAGGAGAAACCTCCCAAGGCAGAGCAAGAGAAGCCTCCCAAGGCAGAGCATGCGGCCGAAGAGAAGCCCCCAGCTGTTGACGTCGAAGAGGCCCACGCAGAAACAGAGGACCGGAAGCCTGTCGCAG atgatggccGGAGCAGTGGTACCGGTGGCGATGGCATCCCGACGGAGGGCGCTCCGGCGAAGAAGCCGGCGTGCGACATCCAGGGCCCGTGGGCGTCGGACGTCTGCGACGTCACCGGCGACGTGCGCatccgcggcgcggcgggcaccATCCTGATCGCGCCGTCCGTCGAGAGCGGCGGCAACCCGAACCCGCAGGAGTGGCTGATCCGGCCCTACTCCCGGAAGCACCAGGCCGTCATCAAGGAGGTGACGGTGCGGGAgctggcctccgccgccgacgcgccgccGTGCGACGCCCGGTCACCCGTGCCGGCGCTGGTGTTCGCCATGGGCGGGCTCACCGGCAACTACTGGCACGACTTCAGCGACATCCTGATCCCACTGTACCTGCAGGCCGTGCGGTTCCGCGGCGAGGTCCAGCTCGTCGCCGAGAACTTCCAGCCCTGGTACGCCGGCAAGTACCGGGCCATCCTGAAGCGGCTGTCCCGGTACGAGATCGTGGACATGGACAAGGACGACCGGGTCCGGTGCTTCCCGGGCGCCGTGGTGGGCATCCGGATGCACAAGGAGTTCAGCATCGACCCGGCGCGGGAGCCGCTGGGCCACTCCATGCCGGAGTTCACCCGGTTCCTCCGCGAGACCTTCTCCCTCCCGCGCGACGCGCCGacgaggctcgccggcgccgacggcgaggacAACGAGAAGGTCAGGCCCCGGATGATGATCATCTCGCGGCGGCACCCGCGGAAGCTGATGAACGTGGACGCGGTGGTGGCCCTGGCGGAGCGCGTCGGGTTCGAGGTGGTGATCGGGGACCCGCCGTTCAACGTGGACGTGGGCGAGTTCGCCCGGGAGGTGAACGCGGTGGACGCGCTGGTGGGCGTGCACGGCGCGGGGCTGACCAACTCGGTGTTCCTCCCGACGGGCGCCGTGTTCATCCAGGTGGTGCCCTTCGGCAAGATGGAGCACATCGGGGAGGTGGACTTCGGCGTGCCCGCCGTGGACATGGGGCTCCGGTACATCGCCTACTCCGCCGGCGTGGAGGAGAGCACGCTGGTGGACACGCTGGGGCGCGACCACCCCGCCGTGAGGGACCCGGAGTCCGTCCACCGGAGCGGGTGGGGGAAGGTCGCCGAGTACTACCTCGGGCGGCAGGACATCCGGCTGGACCTGGCGCGCTTCGAGCCCGTGCTCCGCAAGGCCATGGAGATGCTCAGGGAGCAGCAGTAG
- the LOC120706177 gene encoding beta-1,2-xylosyltransferease XAX1-like yields the protein MASLVQHGKSRAAAAAAEATARERRARHGARTAARSPGKPELRRRQLAGRLLLAACLLAPALCICAARLLSPLPSRVSSGDGVYLAEGNRISSDDAGGAGALSSLRRGTVDGHGPPGPIASIPARFGVDHVRSSPELDKEVKSSNPENRTGLDNKSGIEGETISSAKSGFPPENSLTNFRQSVAYIEVPKPMSKLHCDDKSKDEGFPYARPIICQMSGDVRVSPGSSSIALTMPMQQGVEGLRVMPYAHRDDSLLPLVTGVDIRAAASENDAPKCSISHDVPAIIFSIGGYTGNFFHDMSDVLIPLYLTSFRFKGWVKFFITNYKPWWIQKYKPMLRRLSHYDIIDFDSNKDVHCFEEVILGLVRDRDLILRPHPTRNPKGYSMLDFTRFLRHSYGLKRARSLVLGEMPGKKPRILIISRRGTRKLLNLRQVAAISRALGFDVTISEARGNLKRFATMVNSCDVLLAVHGAGLTNQIFLPAQAVVIQIVPWGKMDWMATNFYGEPARGMNLRYLEYHISEQESSLAQRYPRDHMVFKDPMAIHGQGWNALADIFMTQDVKLNLRRFRPTLLQALDLLQL from the exons ATGGCGTCCCTGGTGCAGCACGGCAagagcagagccgccgccgccgcagcagaaGCAACAgcgagggagaggagggcgagGCACGGCGCGAGGACCGCGGCCAGGAGCCCCGGCAAGCCGGAGCTCAGGCGCAGGCAGCTAGCCGGCAGGCTGCTGCTCGCGGCGTGCCTCCTCGCCCCGGCGCTCTGCATCTGCGCGGCCAGGCTCCTCTCGCCGCTGCCGTCACGGGTCTCGT CCGGCGATGGAGTTTATCTGGCCGAGGGAAACCGTATTAGCTCTGATGATGCTGGAG GGGCTGGAGCTCTGAGCTCCTTGCGGCGGGGCACTGTGGACGGCCATGGACCTCCAGGGCCTATTGCTTCGATTCCTGCAAGATTTGGTGTTGATCATGTCAGAAGTTCGCCGGAATTAG ATAAAGAAGTTAAAAGCAGCAATCCCGAGAATCGAACGGGTTTGGATAATAAATCAGGTATTGAGGGGGAGACTATATCCTCAGCAAAGTCTGGTTTCCCTCCTGAAAACTCTCTCACGAATTTTCGACAATCAG TCGCATATATTGAAGTCCCAAAGCCTATGAGTAAGCTACATTGTGATGACAAGAGTAAAGATGAGGGCTTCCCTTATGCAAGGCCAATCATCTGCCAAATGTCTGGTGATGTGCGAGTTTCTCCAGGAAGCTCATCAATTGCTCTTACTATGCCAATGCAACAAGGCGTTGAAGGCCTACGGGTTATGCCATATGCTCACCGTGACGATTCATTGCTACCTCTTGTAACAGGAGTGGACATCAGAGCAGCTGCAAGTGAAAATGATGCTCCCAAATGCAGCATTAGCCATGATGTGCCTGCAATTATCTTCTCCATTGGTGGCTATACCGGAAACTTCTTCCATGACATGTCAGATGTTCTGATCCCACTATATCTAACTTCCTTTCGGTTCAAAGGGTGGGTAAAATTCTTCATTACCAACTACAAGCCGTGGTGGATTCAGAAGTACAAACCGATGCTACGGAGGCTATCACATTATGACATAATTGATTTTGACTCAAACAAGGATGTCCACTGCTTTGAGGAAGTAATTCTTGGTCTTGTGAGAGATAGGGATCTCATCCTTCGGCCACATCCAACGAGAAACCCAAAGGGGTACTCAATGCTTGACTTCACAAGATTCTTGCGCCACTCTTATGGCCTCAAAAGAGCCAGATCATTAGTCCTTGGTGAAATGCCAGGCAAGAAGCCAAGAATTCTGATCATATCAAGGCGAGGCACAAGGAAGCTCCTGAACCTTCGTCAAGTGGCAGCCATATCAAGGGCGCTAGGCTTTGACGTGACCATCTCTGAAGCTAGGGGAAACTTGAAGAGGTTTGCAACAATGGTGAACTCGTGTGACGTACTCCTAGCTGTCCATGGCGCCGGCCTCACCAACCAGATCTTTCTCCCAGCTCAGGCTGTGGTGATTCAGATAGTTCCATGGGGGAAGATGGATTGGATGGCCACCAACTTCTATGGGGAGCCAGCTCGCGGCATGAACCTGAGGTACTTGGAGTACCACATCTCTGAACAAGAGAGTAGCCTTGCTCAGAGGTACCCAAGAGACCACATGGTGTTTAAGGACCCCATGGCGATCCATGGTCAAGGATGGAATGCATTGGCAGACATTTTCATGACACAGGATGTGAAGCTCAATCTCAGGAGATTCAGGCCTACACTCTTACAGGCCCTGGATCTTCTTCAGTTGTAG
- the LOC120706176 gene encoding beta-1,2-xylosyltransferase XYXT1-like isoform X2 — MGGDPGKLIKSVKGAAQKYLGVGFLLGFFLVLLTYFTVSEQFVISAPNAIRRSSPGHAHPSPSPITPFVEEKRQQAPVREEKPPKAELAAEEKPPKAEQEKPPKAEHAAEEKPPAVDVEEAHAETEDRKPVADDGRSSGTGGDGIPTEGAPAKKPACDIQGPWASDVCDVTGDVRIRGAAGTILIAPSVESGGNPNPQEWLIRPYSRKHQAVIKEVTVRELASAADAPPCDARSPVPALVFAMGGLTGNYWHDFSDILIPLYLQAVRFRGEVQLVAENFQPWYAGKYRAILKRLSRYEIVDMDKDDRVRCFPGAVVGIRMHKEFSIDPAREPLGHSMPEFTRFLRETFSLPRDAPTRLAGADGEDNEKVRPRMMIISRRHPRKLMNVDAVVALAERVGFEVVIGDPPFNVDVGEFAREVNAVDALVGVHGAGLTNSVFLPTGAVFIQVVPFGKMEHIGEVDFGVPAVDMGLRYIAYSAGVEESTLVDTLGRDHPAVRDPESVHRSGWGKVAEYYLGRQDIRLDLARFEPVLRKAMEMLREQQ; from the exons ATGGGGGGCGATCCGGGGAAGCTCATCAAGAGCGTGAAGGGCGCGGCGCAGAAGTACCTCGGCGTCGGGTTCCTGCTGGGGTTCTTCCTCGTGCTCCTCACCTACTTCACCGTCTCCGAGCAGTTCGTCATCTCCGCGCCCAACG CTATTCGGAGGTCATCGCCGGGGCACGCGCACCCCTCGCCATCGCCGATCACCCCGTTCGTGGAGGAGAAGAGGCAGCAGGCCCCTGTCAGAG AGGAGAAGCCACCCAAGGCAGAGCTTGCAGCGGAGGAGAAACCTCCCAAGGCAGAGCAAGAGAAGCCTCCCAAGGCAGAGCATGCGGCCGAAGAGAAGCCCCCAGCTGTTGACGTCGAAGAGGCCCACGCAGAAACAGAGGACCGGAAGCCTGTCGCAG atgatggccGGAGCAGTGGTACCGGTGGCGATGGCATCCCGACGGAGGGCGCTCCGGCGAAGAAGCCGGCGTGCGACATCCAGGGCCCGTGGGCGTCGGACGTCTGCGACGTCACCGGCGACGTGCGCatccgcggcgcggcgggcaccATCCTGATCGCGCCGTCCGTCGAGAGCGGCGGCAACCCGAACCCGCAGGAGTGGCTGATCCGGCCCTACTCCCGGAAGCACCAGGCCGTCATCAAGGAGGTGACGGTGCGGGAgctggcctccgccgccgacgcgccgccGTGCGACGCCCGGTCACCCGTGCCGGCGCTGGTGTTCGCCATGGGCGGGCTCACCGGCAACTACTGGCACGACTTCAGCGACATCCTGATCCCACTGTACCTGCAGGCCGTGCGGTTCCGCGGCGAGGTCCAGCTCGTCGCCGAGAACTTCCAGCCCTGGTACGCCGGCAAGTACCGGGCCATCCTGAAGCGGCTGTCCCGGTACGAGATCGTGGACATGGACAAGGACGACCGGGTCCGGTGCTTCCCGGGCGCCGTGGTGGGCATCCGGATGCACAAGGAGTTCAGCATCGACCCGGCGCGGGAGCCGCTGGGCCACTCCATGCCGGAGTTCACCCGGTTCCTCCGCGAGACCTTCTCCCTCCCGCGCGACGCGCCGacgaggctcgccggcgccgacggcgaggacAACGAGAAGGTCAGGCCCCGGATGATGATCATCTCGCGGCGGCACCCGCGGAAGCTGATGAACGTGGACGCGGTGGTGGCCCTGGCGGAGCGCGTCGGGTTCGAGGTGGTGATCGGGGACCCGCCGTTCAACGTGGACGTGGGCGAGTTCGCCCGGGAGGTGAACGCGGTGGACGCGCTGGTGGGCGTGCACGGCGCGGGGCTGACCAACTCGGTGTTCCTCCCGACGGGCGCCGTGTTCATCCAGGTGGTGCCCTTCGGCAAGATGGAGCACATCGGGGAGGTGGACTTCGGCGTGCCCGCCGTGGACATGGGGCTCCGGTACATCGCCTACTCCGCCGGCGTGGAGGAGAGCACGCTGGTGGACACGCTGGGGCGCGACCACCCCGCCGTGAGGGACCCGGAGTCCGTCCACCGGAGCGGGTGGGGGAAGGTCGCCGAGTACTACCTCGGGCGGCAGGACATCCGGCTGGACCTGGCGCGCTTCGAGCCCGTGCTCCGCAAGGCCATGGAGATGCTCAGGGAGCAGCAGTAG